In Bactrocera oleae isolate idBacOlea1 chromosome 5, idBacOlea1, whole genome shotgun sequence, a genomic segment contains:
- the LOC106620443 gene encoding DGAT1/2-independent enzyme synthesizing storage lipids isoform X3, with protein MNGEVIMRAVRTDRKFWEFGRKLVAALWDAHARIYHGYEVIGMENIPETGPALIVYYHGAIPIDMYYLNSRIILQKDRLIYTIGDRFLFKLPGWGTISEAFHISPGTVQSCVGILKEGNMLAISPGGVYEAQFGDHYYELLWRNRVGFAKVALEAKVPIIPCFTQNLREGFRQLGIFRNFFMKLYNAVRIPVYPIYGGFPVKFRTFIGRPLEYDGTLTPEELQLKVAAALEELINKNQRIPGSIFHALLDRFPPFRSKRKV; from the exons ATGAATGG GGAGGTGATCATGCGCGCCGTACGCACCGATCGCAAATTCTGGGAATTCGGTCGAAAATTGGTCGCCGCATTGTGGGATGCACATGCGCGCATTTATCACGGCTACGAAGTGATCGGCATGGAAAATATACCAGAAACTGGACCAGCATTGATTGTTTACTATCATGGCGCGATACCCATTGATATGTATTACTTGAATTCACGCATAATATTGCAAAAGGATCGGCTAATATACACAATTGGCGATCGTTTCCTATTCAAATTGCCCGGTTGGGGCACAATATCCGAAGCATTCCATATTAGTCCCGGTACGGTGCAATCGTGTGTTGGCATACTAAAGGAGGGCAACATGTTGGCCATATCGCCAGGTGGCGTCTACGAGGCACAATTCGGCGATCATTATTACGAGCTGTTGTGGCGCAATCGTGTCGGTTTTGCGAAGGTCGCATTGGAAGCAAAGGTGCCGATAATTCCatgttttacacaaaatttgcgTGAAGGTTTTCGTCAATTGGGTATTTTTCGCAATTTCTTTATGAAACTCTACAATGCGGTGCGCATACCAGTCTATCCGATCTATGGTGGATTTCCGGTGAAGTTTCGCACATTTATCGGTCGACCATTAGAGTATGATGGCACGCTCACGCCGGAAGAATTGCAATTGAAG gTGGCAGCCGCTTTGGAGGAGTTGATAAATAAGAACCAACGCATACCCGGCAGCATATTTCACGCGTTGCTCGATCGCTTTCCACCGTTTCGTAGTAAACGAAAAgtctaa
- the LOC106620438 gene encoding RRP12-like protein, with the protein MGKFRSKLKRHTKGKTWSKGQSSTSNPDQMKHRLKAKSRFFQPNLSLAPPEANSDPTTLTLDAVMKHDQRLAYNAETTTVNDVAGSLKSFSLHDDGLEDESISESQQGTFKTFKTFASNYSACSNMSFKRLLVGFRASSDLHKEMLAILTALTEVIRERGGTESSTEYFILLMEQIEASTEDNDIIAGISLLSMGIKSVPVTVLRKRFGETAQTFLTILQRFIESTNQTIIKYIIGCLSVLLCAQDYNAWTYSSTWQYIDAILSFTIHSKPKVRKAAQHAIVSIIHGSSFMRPRQSEDAEKGVSEEQPKVKSHPASNRITKFCLNQFKPEVLTNSQTTVLHTLTLLKDILSGLKTEDIRSVCESLLSIMTAANVLIRTNCLQALHALFASRTTNLNGPLCAKLLAAIHEYRPDRADIRQTVAWITVLKEGHIHLALLDLNLCMNALPRFVDICATDLWMSERAEIISSVSNCLKELLYECVKPACGTPEQAEIYRAPIIRIIASLEKALNAPFGEMAKHVILVFSIVFEVCGKHYSKQLSHSLLTLSKRYDTQSALRVQIEHTIIAAIQAMGPESALKTIPLTNSKGEVLLERSWLLPLLRQGAKGATFKFFKEFVLPLALDCNNKWHQHAQDQQKSLSHTYELLCCQLWGLFPGFCREPADPENLRLIAPTLGNALDNNPEFRAPIFDGLTELIANEDSAENKEALAKYSKNFLPRFFNIYAQKPNTTYEADLRKKTLDVIKLYLTRTPEDVLKELFETAKTQLSNTAVGTFEYDAIFDINAALLLFQTSEIIRVFFEEFIVPVLKNEKSKLVAKDEQKLKKQQRRTYELLRDILTSEAASCQKFGRKNSIALQKLLLDAFATSCAVCQAARLRCLKILIENRKSLTVNDKIVMKTIPEAVISYKEFSTRKENVSEELITILVNLYQESSKLNDFVDILTAGFAGDESLITNTILAFRTVVQQQGKNLTINTLEFIMEQILVFLVQKTRSLAEASVAFLITFIKVMPSPLVANHLQTIMKALSAMAKDTKRYCRIQIGYLLKKLCKRFTADELIKFVPGDDEVTHRRLKKIRKQMRRESRQQVNEKDKNDDEESEDEFVAGLEKKSVTIDDILADSDSDLPEDMDTDDDVGAKAEKKNKKRGSTFIREDPEDIVDLADIKSVGNVLTNRPDESANAAGSTKTKNKDPNRGFKTAEDGRLIISDKALRGVGGDDSNSDGSDDDEDDEDEGVEVKKAPKRGMEMDSSDEDEMPATSRKRKATDATSMRSVKTSASKYVAGGKGIHRPLGAASDAISMKSGYSAKTAKSGKSAAASAYAGSDYTTKKAKGDMKKKGKLDPFAYIPLSRNTLNKRKRAKHAGTFKNIVDGARKGALKGVKQRVAKAYKQ; encoded by the exons ATGGGAAAATTTCGTTCCAAACTAAAGCGCCACACTAAAGGTAAAACATGGAGCAAAGGGCAGTCATCCACTTCAAACCCTGACCAAATGAAGCATCGTCTTAAGGCCAAGTCGCGCTTCTTTCAACCCAATTTGAGTTTAG CGCCACCAGAGGCTAATTCGGACCCGACTACACTCACACTGGACGCTGTAATGAAACATGATCAACGCTTGGCCTACAACGCGGAAACTACTACAGTCAACGATGTTGCCGGCAGTCTGAAGTCGTTCAGTCTACACGACGATGGACTAGAAGATGAGAGCATTTCGGAATCACAACAAGGCACTTTTAAAACATTCAAAACGTTCGCTTCTAACTATAGCGCCTGCAGCAACATGAGTTTTAAGCGTCTGCTAGTTGGCTTCCGTGCCTCGTCCGATTTGCATAAAGAAATGTTAGCGATACTAACCGCACTGACTGAAGTAATACGCGAACGTGGTGGCACAGAATCTTCAACAGAGTATTTTATCTTACTTATGGAGCAAATTGAAGCCAGTACAGAAGACAATGACATCATTGCTGGTATTTCCTTGTTGTCTATGGGCATTAAGTCAGTGCCGGTGACGGTGCTACGTAAACGTTTTGGCGAGACAGCACAAACCTTTTTAACGATACTGCAACGTTTTATAGAGTCCACAAATCAGACCATTATAAAATAT ATAATCGGTTGTTTGTCGGTGTTGCTCTGTGCGCAAGATTATAACGCTTGGACATACTCCTCCACATGGCAATATATTGATGCTATACTCTCCTTCACCATACACTCGAAGCCAAag GTACGCAAAGCCGCTCAACATGCTATTGTATCCATCATACACGGTAGTTCTTTTATGCGTCCCCGCCAAAGCGAAGATGCTGAGAAGGGTGTGAGTGAGGAGCAACCGAAAGTGAAGAGCCATCCGGCCAGCAATCGCATAacgaaattttgtttgaatCAATTCAAACCCGAAGTACTGACCAACTCACAAACAACAGTGTTGCATACGCTAACACTGCTCAAAGACATTTTGAGTGGCCTTAAAACCGAGGACATACGTTCGGTATGTGAAAGCCTGCTTTCTATAATGACCGCTGCAAATGTGCTCATACGCACCAACTGCCTCCAAGCGTTGCATGCGCTCTTCGCTTCGCGTACCACAAATTTGAACGGCCCCTTATGCGCCAAACTCTTGGCTGCCATACACGAATATCGTCCGGATCGCGCCGACATACGTCAAACGGTCGCTTGGATAACGGTGCTTAAGGAGGGTCACATACATTTGGCGCTCTTGGACTTGAATTTGTGCATGAATGCGTTGCCGCGCTTCGTCGACATATGTGCCACAGATTTATGGATGTCGGAACGTGCCGAAATAATCAGCAGTGTCTCGAATTGTTTAAAGGAACTGCTATACGAATGCGTGAAGCCGGCTTGTGGTACGCCTGAACAGGCGGAAATATATCGCGCGCCGATTATACGCATTATTGCGTCGCTGGAGAAAGCGCTGAACGCGCCTTTCGGTGAAATGGCCAAACATGTAATTCTAGTATTTTCCATCGTTTTCGAAGTTTGTGGCAAGCACTACAG CAAGCAACTCTCACACTCACTTTTGACACTTTCGAAGCGTTACGACACGCAGAGCGCATTGCGCGTACAAATCGAACATACCATAATTGCCGCCATACAAGCGATGGGTCCGGAGAGTGCGCTAAAAACGATACCGTTAACAAATAGCAAAGGTGAAGTTTTATTGGAACGTTCGTGGTTGCTGCCGCTGTTGCGTCAAGGTGCCAAAGGCGCCACTTTTAAATTCTTCAAAGAATTCGTTTTGCCGCTGGCTTTggattgcaacaacaaatggcATCAACACGCGCAAGACCAACAAAAATCCTTGTCACATACGTACGAGTTGTTGTGTTGTCAGCTGTGGGGTCTATTCCCCGGCTTTTGTCGCGAACCGGCAGATCCGGAGAATTTACGCTTGATTGCGCCCACTTTGGGCAATGCGCTGGATAATAATCCTGAGTTTCGTGCACCCATCTTCGATGGTTTAACGGAGTTGATAGCGAACGAGGACAGCGCTGAAAACAAAGAGGCCTTGGCgaaatattccaaaaattttctaccGCGTTTTTTCAACATCTACGCACAGAAACCAAACACCACATACGAGGCGGATCTGCGCAAAAAGACATTGGATGTCATAAAG CTATATCTCACGCGTACGCCGGAAGATGTGCTTAAGGAACTTTTCGAAACTGCGAAAACGCAACTTTCCAACACGGCCGTGGGCACTTTCGAGTACGATGCGATTTTCGACATCAACGCCGCCTTGCTGCTTTTCCAGACCAGCGAAATCATACGTGTGTTCTTCGAGGAGTTCATTGTGCCCGTGCTGAAGAACGAAAAATCCAAGCTGGTCGCCAAAGACgagcaaaaattgaaaaagcaaCAGCGCAGAACAtatga ACTCCTGCGTGATATACTCACTTCTGAGGCAGCTTCTTGTCAGAAATTCGGACGCAAAAACAGCATAGCACTACAGAAACTGCTGCTGGATGCATTTGCCACAAGTTGTGCTGTGTGTCAGGCCGCGCGTTTGAG ATGCCTGAAAATTCTAATTGAAAATCGCAAATCTCTAACTGTGAATGATAAAATCGTTATGAAAACCATACCGGAAGCTGTGATCTCATACAAGGAGTTTTCCACGCGCAAAGAAAACGTCTCCGAAGAACTCATTAccattttagttaatttatatCAG GAGTCTAGCAAATTGAATGATTTCGTTGATATATTGACAGCCGGTTTTGCCGGCGATGAGTCGCTAATTACCAACACCATATTGGCTTTCCGCACTGTCGTCCAACAGCAGGGCAAAAATCTAACAATTAACACACTCGAATTCATAATGGAGCAGATATTAGTGTTTCTCGTGCAGAAGACACGTTCATTGGCCGAGGCGTCGGTAGCCTTTCTGATAACATTCATCAAAGTAATGCCCTCACCGCTGGTTGCCAACCACTTGCAAACGatt ATGAAAGCGCTCTCCGCCATGGCTAAGGACACAAAACGTTATTGCCGCATACAAATCGGTTACTTGTTGAAAAAACTCTGCAAGCGCTTCACAGCTGATGAGCTGATCAAGTTCGTGCCTGGCGATGATGAGGTGACACATCGACGTCTGAAGAAAATACGCAAGCAAATGCGGCGTGAGAGCAGACAACAGGTAAACGAAAAGGACAAGAATGATGATGAGGAGTCGGAGGATGAATTCGTTGCTGGACTGGAAAAGAAGAGTGTGAc CATTGATGACATATTGGCCGACTCGGATTCAGATTTGCCCGAAGACATGGACACAGACGACGATGTGGGCGCTAAGGCTGagaagaagaacaagaagcGCGGCAGCACTTTTATACGTGAAGATCCGGAGGACATTGTGGATTTGGCGGATATTAAGTCGGTCGGAAATGTGCTGA CAAATCGTCCCGATGAGAGCGCAAACGCTGCAGGCAGCACAAAAACTAAGAATAAGGATCCAAATCGTGGCTTCAAAACCGCCGAAGATGGAAGACTGATTATAAGCGATAAAGCGTTGCGTGGCGTTGGCGGCGATGACAGCAACAGCGATGGCAGTGATGATGATGAGGATGACGAGGACGAAGGCGTGGAAGTGAAGAAAGCGCCTAAGCGCGGCATGGAGATGGACTCAAGCGATG AAGACGAAATGCCTGCCACAAGCCGTAAACGTAAAGCAACAGACGCGACTAGTATGCGTTCGGTTAAGACATCAGCCTCCAAATATGTGGCCGGTGGTAAGGGTATACATCGTCCCTTGGGCGCCGCCAGCGATGCAATATCCATGAAATCCGGTTACTCGGCAAAAACGGCTAAATCTGGAAAATCTGCAGCTGCTTCCGCTTACGCTGGCAGCGACTACACAACTAAAAAAGCGAAAGGCGATATGAAGAAGAAAGGCAAACTCGATCCATTCGCATACATACCGCTCAGTAGAAACACGCTAAACAAACG TAAACGCGCAAAACATGCAGGCACATTTAAGAACATAGTGGACGGTGCACGCAAGGGTGCGCTGAAAGGTGTCAAACAAAGAGTCGCCAAGGcttacaaacaataa
- the Tango2 gene encoding transport and Golgi organization protein 2 isoform X1 — protein sequence MCVIFFYVNSNPTSGGYKLILASNRDEFFARDTQDAAKWANAEHVYGGIDLEPGREGGTWLAIGGHGGVFKIGALLNLTGEPKPRNAVATHHNIMHFNYDNNKADIKGNITPTDNTPIPLLNNENFLLGRGMIVSNFVSSGDECNIKTYNAELLADCTKYSAFNFVSIEIGDSKRPAAITLLSNSPPTLEHFADGKCYGFGNSLDAVPFQKVINGRQRFQNIVENFNKKLSNSPMEGAQNLQNELVTNLKNLLKCKQKFWPDAELQRRAPNWGEHLSALNVNVPLANYGSRTHTVILVDEHNKMHFYEETMAGLDPEGEWRQTHIEKNYSQNHN from the exons ATGtgtgtgatatttttttatgtaaactcAAATCCAACCTCCGGCGGTTATAAGCTGATTCTAGCATCAAATCGGGATGAATTTTTCGCCAGAGATACACAAGATGCAGCAAAGTGGGCTAACGCTGAGCATGTTTATGGAG GCATTGACCTCGAACCTGGACGTGAAGGTGGCACATGGCTGGCTATAGGTGGCCATGGTGGTGTATTTAAAATAGGTGCATTGCTCAATTTGACAGGCGAGCCAAAACCAAGGAATGCTGTGG CTACACATCATAACATAATGCACTTCAATTATGACAACAATAAGGCTGATATAAAAGGAAACATCACACCTACAGACAACACACCAATACCACTACTGaacaatgaaaattttttgttaggCCGTGGTATGATCGTGTCTAATTTTGTCTCTTCCGGTGATGAGTGCAATATAAAAACTTACAACGCTGAACTATTGGCCGATTGCACCAAGTACAGCGCTTTTAATTTTGTGTCAATCGAAATTGG CGATTCAAAAAGACCCGCTGCAATAACGCTGTTAAGCAATTCGCCGCCCACTTTGGAGCATTTTGCTGATGGTAAATGTTATGGCTTTGGCAACAGTTTGGATGCCGTGCCTTTTCAGAAAGTCATAAACGGACGTCAACGTTTCCAAAATATTGTTgagaattttaacaaaaaattgtcaaactCGCCGATGGAGGGCGCGCAAAATCTACAAAATGAATTGGTCacaaatttaaagaatttattaaaGTGTAAACAAAAGTTTTGGCCAGATGCGGAGTTGCAACGACGCGCACCCAATTGGGGCGAACACTTGAGTGCGTTGAATGTGAATGTGCCGTTAGCGAACTATGGCAGTCGCACGCACACCGTTATACTGGTTGATGAGCATAACAAAATGCATTTCTATGAGGAAACCATGGCTGGACTAGATCCCGAAGGTGAATGGCGACAAACACATATCGAAAAAAATTACTCTCAAAACCACAACTAA
- the LOC106620443 gene encoding DGAT1/2-independent enzyme synthesizing storage lipids isoform X2: MVFVALIYISFVMLFIYKLHREVIMRAVRTDRKFWEFGRKLVAALWDAHARIYHGYEVIGMENIPETGPALIVYYHGAIPIDMYYLNSRIILQKDRLIYTIGDRFLFKLPGWGTISEAFHISPGTVQSCVGILKEGNMLAISPGGVYEAQFGDHYYELLWRNRVGFAKVALEAKVPIIPCFTQNLREGFRQLGIFRNFFMKLYNAVRIPVYPIYGGFPVKFRTFIGRPLEYDGTLTPEELQLKVAAALEELINKNQRIPGSIFHALLDRFPPFRSKRKV, encoded by the exons ATGGTCTTCGTGGCACTAATTTACATATCATTTGTGATGCTATTCATTTACAAATTGCACAG GGAGGTGATCATGCGCGCCGTACGCACCGATCGCAAATTCTGGGAATTCGGTCGAAAATTGGTCGCCGCATTGTGGGATGCACATGCGCGCATTTATCACGGCTACGAAGTGATCGGCATGGAAAATATACCAGAAACTGGACCAGCATTGATTGTTTACTATCATGGCGCGATACCCATTGATATGTATTACTTGAATTCACGCATAATATTGCAAAAGGATCGGCTAATATACACAATTGGCGATCGTTTCCTATTCAAATTGCCCGGTTGGGGCACAATATCCGAAGCATTCCATATTAGTCCCGGTACGGTGCAATCGTGTGTTGGCATACTAAAGGAGGGCAACATGTTGGCCATATCGCCAGGTGGCGTCTACGAGGCACAATTCGGCGATCATTATTACGAGCTGTTGTGGCGCAATCGTGTCGGTTTTGCGAAGGTCGCATTGGAAGCAAAGGTGCCGATAATTCCatgttttacacaaaatttgcgTGAAGGTTTTCGTCAATTGGGTATTTTTCGCAATTTCTTTATGAAACTCTACAATGCGGTGCGCATACCAGTCTATCCGATCTATGGTGGATTTCCGGTGAAGTTTCGCACATTTATCGGTCGACCATTAGAGTATGATGGCACGCTCACGCCGGAAGAATTGCAATTGAAG gTGGCAGCCGCTTTGGAGGAGTTGATAAATAAGAACCAACGCATACCCGGCAGCATATTTCACGCGTTGCTCGATCGCTTTCCACCGTTTCGTAGTAAACGAAAAgtctaa
- the LOC106620443 gene encoding DGAT1/2-independent enzyme synthesizing storage lipids isoform X1, which translates to MEYLQELANNLLDFLSTYIDLDYSLWLYRLLWPLIVTFLLPMVFVALIYISFVMLFIYKLHREVIMRAVRTDRKFWEFGRKLVAALWDAHARIYHGYEVIGMENIPETGPALIVYYHGAIPIDMYYLNSRIILQKDRLIYTIGDRFLFKLPGWGTISEAFHISPGTVQSCVGILKEGNMLAISPGGVYEAQFGDHYYELLWRNRVGFAKVALEAKVPIIPCFTQNLREGFRQLGIFRNFFMKLYNAVRIPVYPIYGGFPVKFRTFIGRPLEYDGTLTPEELQLKVAAALEELINKNQRIPGSIFHALLDRFPPFRSKRKV; encoded by the exons ATGGAATATTTACAGGAATTGGCAAACAATTTGCTGGATTTTCTAT CCACCTACATTGATTTGGACTACTCGCTATGGCTTTACCGGCTGCTTTGGCCACTAATTGTAACATTCCTACTTCCAATGGTCTTCGTGGCACTAATTTACATATCATTTGTGATGCTATTCATTTACAAATTGCACAG GGAGGTGATCATGCGCGCCGTACGCACCGATCGCAAATTCTGGGAATTCGGTCGAAAATTGGTCGCCGCATTGTGGGATGCACATGCGCGCATTTATCACGGCTACGAAGTGATCGGCATGGAAAATATACCAGAAACTGGACCAGCATTGATTGTTTACTATCATGGCGCGATACCCATTGATATGTATTACTTGAATTCACGCATAATATTGCAAAAGGATCGGCTAATATACACAATTGGCGATCGTTTCCTATTCAAATTGCCCGGTTGGGGCACAATATCCGAAGCATTCCATATTAGTCCCGGTACGGTGCAATCGTGTGTTGGCATACTAAAGGAGGGCAACATGTTGGCCATATCGCCAGGTGGCGTCTACGAGGCACAATTCGGCGATCATTATTACGAGCTGTTGTGGCGCAATCGTGTCGGTTTTGCGAAGGTCGCATTGGAAGCAAAGGTGCCGATAATTCCatgttttacacaaaatttgcgTGAAGGTTTTCGTCAATTGGGTATTTTTCGCAATTTCTTTATGAAACTCTACAATGCGGTGCGCATACCAGTCTATCCGATCTATGGTGGATTTCCGGTGAAGTTTCGCACATTTATCGGTCGACCATTAGAGTATGATGGCACGCTCACGCCGGAAGAATTGCAATTGAAG gTGGCAGCCGCTTTGGAGGAGTTGATAAATAAGAACCAACGCATACCCGGCAGCATATTTCACGCGTTGCTCGATCGCTTTCCACCGTTTCGTAGTAAACGAAAAgtctaa
- the Tango2 gene encoding transport and Golgi organization protein 2 isoform X2, with translation MCVIFFYVNSNPTSGGYKLILASNRDEFFARDTQDAAKWANAEHVYGGIDLEPGREGGTWLAIGGHGGVFKIGALLNLTGEPKPRNAVGRGMIVSNFVSSGDECNIKTYNAELLADCTKYSAFNFVSIEIGDSKRPAAITLLSNSPPTLEHFADGKCYGFGNSLDAVPFQKVINGRQRFQNIVENFNKKLSNSPMEGAQNLQNELVTNLKNLLKCKQKFWPDAELQRRAPNWGEHLSALNVNVPLANYGSRTHTVILVDEHNKMHFYEETMAGLDPEGEWRQTHIEKNYSQNHN, from the exons ATGtgtgtgatatttttttatgtaaactcAAATCCAACCTCCGGCGGTTATAAGCTGATTCTAGCATCAAATCGGGATGAATTTTTCGCCAGAGATACACAAGATGCAGCAAAGTGGGCTAACGCTGAGCATGTTTATGGAG GCATTGACCTCGAACCTGGACGTGAAGGTGGCACATGGCTGGCTATAGGTGGCCATGGTGGTGTATTTAAAATAGGTGCATTGCTCAATTTGACAGGCGAGCCAAAACCAAGGAATGCTGTGG gCCGTGGTATGATCGTGTCTAATTTTGTCTCTTCCGGTGATGAGTGCAATATAAAAACTTACAACGCTGAACTATTGGCCGATTGCACCAAGTACAGCGCTTTTAATTTTGTGTCAATCGAAATTGG CGATTCAAAAAGACCCGCTGCAATAACGCTGTTAAGCAATTCGCCGCCCACTTTGGAGCATTTTGCTGATGGTAAATGTTATGGCTTTGGCAACAGTTTGGATGCCGTGCCTTTTCAGAAAGTCATAAACGGACGTCAACGTTTCCAAAATATTGTTgagaattttaacaaaaaattgtcaaactCGCCGATGGAGGGCGCGCAAAATCTACAAAATGAATTGGTCacaaatttaaagaatttattaaaGTGTAAACAAAAGTTTTGGCCAGATGCGGAGTTGCAACGACGCGCACCCAATTGGGGCGAACACTTGAGTGCGTTGAATGTGAATGTGCCGTTAGCGAACTATGGCAGTCGCACGCACACCGTTATACTGGTTGATGAGCATAACAAAATGCATTTCTATGAGGAAACCATGGCTGGACTAGATCCCGAAGGTGAATGGCGACAAACACATATCGAAAAAAATTACTCTCAAAACCACAACTAA